The Halogranum gelatinilyticum genome contains a region encoding:
- a CDS encoding PrsW family intramembrane metalloprotease, whose protein sequence is MPDRRDPVDDAADGSADLYDISTWEERTSLDGLAVALYRFLSWSARFVVVLLALLILVGIGGLAALTDPQTGALTLLSAIPALGLAAYVYYSDATTGEPLSLLVATFLLGVLTANFAAVLNSLLGPFFREIAVIGSVLFFFVVVAPVEETVKLLAVRLYAYRSDKFNAVVDGAVYGAMAGLGFATIENSLYIAQQLGDNVDFGLSLIGAGNGIAFVRALAGPGHVIYSAFAGYYLGLAKFNPENAGPIVIKGLIIAGFIHATYNSVVSEASAAIAAITGLPSIVAFIVFIVLYDGFFGFLLLRKIRRYTHAYKAAHDDGGDVEKRAKSQVTEFE, encoded by the coding sequence ATGCCAGACAGACGTGACCCGGTCGACGACGCCGCGGACGGGAGCGCTGACCTCTACGACATCTCGACGTGGGAGGAGCGGACCTCCCTCGACGGGCTCGCCGTCGCACTCTACCGCTTTCTCTCGTGGTCGGCGCGGTTCGTCGTCGTCCTCCTCGCGCTGCTCATCCTCGTCGGTATCGGCGGGCTGGCGGCGCTGACGGACCCCCAGACCGGCGCGCTCACACTGCTCTCGGCGATTCCGGCACTCGGCCTCGCCGCCTACGTCTACTACAGCGACGCGACGACCGGCGAACCGCTCTCCTTGCTCGTCGCGACCTTCCTCCTCGGCGTGTTGACGGCCAACTTCGCGGCCGTCCTCAACAGCCTGCTCGGTCCCTTCTTCCGGGAGATCGCCGTCATCGGGTCGGTGCTGTTCTTCTTCGTCGTCGTCGCGCCGGTCGAGGAGACCGTGAAGCTCCTCGCCGTCCGGCTCTACGCCTACCGCAGCGACAAGTTCAACGCCGTCGTCGACGGCGCGGTCTACGGCGCGATGGCCGGTCTCGGCTTCGCGACCATCGAGAACTCCCTCTACATCGCCCAGCAGCTCGGCGACAACGTCGACTTCGGGCTGAGTCTCATCGGCGCGGGCAACGGCATCGCCTTCGTCCGCGCGCTGGCCGGACCGGGCCACGTCATCTACTCGGCCTTTGCGGGCTACTATCTCGGTCTCGCGAAGTTCAACCCCGAAAACGCCGGTCCCATCGTCATCAAGGGGCTCATCATCGCGGGCTTCATCCACGCCACCTACAACTCCGTCGTCAGCGAGGCCTCGGCCGCGATTGCGGCGATCACGGGCCTGCCGAGCATCGTCGCGTTCATCGTCTTCATCGTCCTCTACGACGGCTTCTTCGGCTTCCTGCTGCTCCGGAAGATCCGCCGGTACACCCACGCCTACAAGGCGGCGCACGACGACGGCGGCGACGTCGAGAAGCGCGCGAAGTCGCAGGTGACCGAGTTCGAGTGA
- a CDS encoding DUF7532 family protein encodes MHFDQRTQKALREVGLGREDLRKASKLVTEAVQRDAEQLEAFFADGGTVYSDMEMAHSSTDVQEHEVEYLDLFTHGSDIRGYLRFDSWGVPVEDGRILNDETVELRLGPTVDDRVRFARNADAL; translated from the coding sequence ATGCACTTCGACCAACGCACGCAGAAGGCGCTGCGAGAGGTCGGTCTCGGCCGCGAGGACCTTCGCAAGGCCTCGAAGCTCGTCACCGAGGCCGTCCAGCGCGACGCCGAACAGCTGGAGGCGTTCTTCGCCGACGGCGGGACCGTCTACTCGGACATGGAGATGGCGCACAGCTCGACCGACGTACAGGAACACGAAGTCGAGTATCTCGACCTGTTCACGCACGGCTCGGACATCCGTGGCTACCTCCGTTTCGACTCCTGGGGCGTCCCCGTCGAGGACGGCCGGATCCTGAACGACGAGACGGTCGAACTCCGACTCGGCCCGACCGTCGACGACCGCGTCCGGTTCGCCCGCAACGCCGACGCGCTATGA
- a CDS encoding DUF402 domain-containing protein yields MRARVRGIYTTSLTHLLLDAGHEVVQASQPIRERFDADLPDADHDVELATTADRQGVGVEGDPDAVETVLDLLRSLAIDTFAWAEPAPTGAVFDGVVHETLGSGAVVDLGDGGEGFLPFRNAANHIGDDDVVRVQVTESAPPWDDDRPVLDTELKAYGGLATLVPGQEGTRVDTRDDAAGRELAGMTDLLGAEIPEGWGVRWSHSATEASMDALNDALARAATRADAIDGVLGGDIGDPGRLVAPTETTWVWFGRESRFALDDHRREVETTMPGHHRIKAAHEAASAGVDFAEALCDPKGEFPFDVVTKQFGPMEGDTVRIGHGKPDGRLILLGRGEVVDYDAAEETIAVERQMSPGGNYDALDVPREAGDTALTKFREGRWWYPTVYRDSEGERKGTYVNICTPVECFPDTLRYVDLHVDVIKHADGTVERVDDDELDDAVEAGQVSEELAEKARNVATALERAL; encoded by the coding sequence GTGCGTGCACGCGTCCGGGGTATCTACACCACCTCGCTCACCCATCTGCTGCTCGATGCGGGCCACGAGGTCGTCCAGGCCTCCCAGCCCATCCGCGAGCGGTTCGACGCCGACCTCCCGGACGCGGACCACGACGTCGAACTCGCCACCACGGCCGACCGCCAGGGCGTCGGCGTCGAGGGCGACCCCGACGCCGTGGAGACGGTCCTCGACCTGCTTCGCTCGCTCGCTATCGACACGTTCGCGTGGGCCGAGCCCGCACCGACCGGCGCGGTCTTCGACGGCGTCGTCCACGAGACGCTCGGCAGCGGCGCGGTCGTTGACCTCGGCGACGGCGGCGAGGGCTTTCTCCCCTTCCGCAACGCTGCGAACCACATCGGCGACGACGACGTGGTTCGGGTACAGGTCACGGAGTCGGCCCCGCCGTGGGACGACGACCGGCCCGTCCTCGACACCGAGCTGAAGGCCTACGGCGGACTCGCGACGCTCGTGCCCGGCCAAGAAGGAACCCGCGTCGACACTCGCGACGACGCCGCTGGCCGCGAACTGGCCGGGATGACCGACCTGCTGGGAGCAGAGATTCCAGAGGGCTGGGGCGTCCGCTGGTCGCACTCGGCGACCGAGGCGAGCATGGACGCGCTGAACGACGCGCTCGCCCGCGCCGCCACACGCGCCGACGCCATCGACGGTGTCCTCGGGGGCGACATCGGCGACCCGGGACGGCTCGTCGCGCCGACGGAGACCACGTGGGTCTGGTTCGGCCGCGAGTCGCGCTTCGCGCTCGACGACCACCGACGGGAGGTGGAGACGACGATGCCCGGCCACCACCGTATCAAGGCCGCCCACGAGGCCGCCAGTGCCGGTGTCGACTTCGCCGAGGCACTCTGCGACCCGAAGGGGGAGTTCCCCTTCGACGTCGTCACGAAGCAGTTCGGGCCGATGGAAGGCGACACGGTCCGTATCGGCCACGGCAAGCCCGACGGGCGGCTCATCCTGCTCGGCCGCGGCGAGGTCGTCGACTACGACGCCGCCGAGGAGACGATCGCCGTCGAACGGCAGATGTCGCCCGGCGGCAACTACGACGCGCTCGACGTCCCGCGTGAGGCGGGCGACACCGCCCTGACGAAGTTCCGTGAGGGCCGCTGGTGGTATCCCACGGTCTACCGCGACAGCGAGGGCGAACGGAAGGGAACCTACGTCAACATCTGTACGCCTGTCGAGTGCTTCCCGGACACACTGCGGTACGTCGACCTCCACGTCGACGTCATCAAACACGCCGACGGCACGGTCGAACGCGTCGACGACGACGAACTCGACGACGCCGTCGAGGCGGGACAGGTTTCGGAGGAACTGGCGGAGAAGGCGCGGAACGTCGCGACGGCACTCGAACGGGCGTTGTAA
- a CDS encoding NifU family protein — translation MSETSLQERIEKWMVGQMPIIQMHGGTSVVREANPETGEVVVELGGTCSGCGISNVTAQNIKRDIILDFEEVQNVVVKVPSTGDSGSSTVEGGRGGDLQYSNESAEHF, via the coding sequence ATGAGCGAGACGAGCCTTCAAGAACGCATCGAGAAGTGGATGGTCGGGCAGATGCCCATCATCCAGATGCACGGTGGGACGAGCGTCGTCCGCGAGGCGAATCCGGAGACCGGCGAGGTCGTCGTCGAACTCGGTGGCACCTGCTCGGGCTGCGGCATCAGCAACGTCACCGCCCAGAACATCAAACGCGACATCATCCTCGACTTCGAAGAGGTCCAGAACGTCGTCGTCAAGGTCCCCAGCACGGGCGACTCCGGCAGCAGCACCGTCGAGGGCGGCCGCGGCGGCGATCTGCAGTACTCCAACGAGTCTGCCGAGCACTTCTAG
- a CDS encoding LVIVD repeat-containing protein produces the protein MHRRDVLRLGASALGASVLGSVGAAAHPGPYRPYGSVAVDGAKEAVVGDDGTTVFVAATDGYAVVDVSVADQPEVVAERRKLLADREAGPLRGIYDVKVSGDTLVVVGPANPIPGALAGMLVEDVSDPENPETVAFYETDYPIHNCYLDGDYAYLTGNDGGENPVVVVDISGEPEEVGRWSLPAYDDAWSDVDSWLRSTHDVWVQDGRAYLAEWDAGTWILDVSDPTEPSYLGHLGGRPPDELADLTSREVRHEGVTPPGNDHFVTVSDDGTLLGVGRESWAANTEEDGLVGGPSGITLYDIADPTEPAELATIDPPASDAPTYGGTWTTAHNFEFHGDRLYSSWYRGGVKRHDISDPSNPVELTWWRDPAAASFWSAQVAVPGETFVASDMGVPRRQGAELYVFPDHAGDQADAPALTNETTTDDPDVITASPTPTADSTSTTDANSSTADGTSDVDAPGFGVGVGLTALGVAAWRLARNRPDEE, from the coding sequence ATGCACAGACGCGACGTGCTCCGGCTCGGGGCGAGCGCGCTCGGCGCGTCCGTCCTCGGGAGCGTCGGAGCCGCCGCCCACCCCGGTCCCTACCGCCCTTACGGCAGCGTCGCCGTCGACGGCGCGAAAGAGGCCGTCGTCGGCGACGACGGCACGACCGTCTTCGTCGCCGCGACCGACGGCTACGCCGTCGTCGACGTCTCCGTCGCCGACCAGCCCGAGGTCGTCGCCGAGCGTCGGAAGCTCCTCGCCGACCGTGAGGCCGGTCCCCTCCGCGGCATCTACGACGTCAAAGTCTCCGGCGACACGCTCGTCGTCGTCGGCCCGGCGAACCCCATCCCCGGCGCGCTCGCCGGGATGCTCGTCGAAGACGTCAGCGACCCCGAGAACCCCGAAACCGTCGCCTTCTACGAGACCGACTACCCCATCCACAACTGCTATCTCGACGGCGACTACGCCTATCTGACCGGCAACGACGGCGGGGAGAACCCGGTCGTCGTCGTCGACATCTCGGGCGAGCCGGAGGAAGTCGGCCGCTGGTCGCTGCCGGCGTACGACGACGCCTGGAGCGACGTCGACTCGTGGCTCCGGAGCACCCACGACGTCTGGGTGCAGGACGGCCGGGCGTATCTCGCGGAGTGGGACGCCGGGACGTGGATTCTCGACGTGAGCGACCCGACCGAGCCGAGCTATCTCGGCCACCTCGGCGGTCGGCCGCCGGACGAACTGGCCGACCTCACGTCACGGGAAGTCCGACACGAAGGCGTCACTCCGCCCGGCAACGACCACTTCGTCACCGTCTCCGACGACGGGACGCTGCTCGGCGTCGGCCGCGAGTCGTGGGCCGCGAACACGGAAGAGGACGGTCTGGTCGGCGGCCCGAGCGGCATCACCCTCTACGACATCGCCGACCCGACCGAACCGGCCGAACTCGCGACCATCGACCCACCGGCGTCCGACGCACCGACCTACGGCGGGACGTGGACGACGGCGCACAACTTCGAGTTCCACGGCGACCGTCTCTACTCCTCGTGGTACCGCGGCGGCGTCAAACGCCACGACATCTCCGACCCGTCGAACCCCGTCGAGCTGACGTGGTGGCGCGACCCTGCCGCGGCGAGCTTCTGGTCTGCCCAAGTCGCGGTACCCGGCGAGACTTTCGTCGCCAGCGACATGGGCGTCCCGCGTCGACAGGGTGCGGAACTGTACGTCTTCCCCGACCACGCGGGCGACCAGGCCGACGCACCCGCACTGACCAACGAGACGACGACCGACGACCCCGACGTCATCACCGCGTCGCCGACGCCGACCGCAGACTCCACGTCGACGACGGACGCGAACTCGTCGACAGCCGACGGGACGAGCGACGTCGACGCGCCCGGTTTCGGCGTCGGCGTCGGGCTGACGGCACTCGGCGTGGCTGCGTGGCGACTGGCGCGGAACCGACCCGACGAAGAGTGA
- a CDS encoding ROK family protein: MAYYVGVDLGATNVRAAVADENAETLGVSKRRTPRGPTGIAVTEAVLDVVREAFADAGVDPEDAVAAGIGSIGPLDLAEGVVENPSNLPDTVDRIPLTGPLSKLLNTDRIYLHNDTAAGVIGERFYNDRNPDDMVYLTISSGIGAGVCVDGNVLSGWDGNAGEVGHMTVDPNGEMRCGCGRDGHWEAYCSGNNIPRYAEYIYNEDTVETAMPIEDPDFDAVDVFEHAGDDDFADYVIDQVTHWNTMGVANIVQAYAPLIIFVGGAVATNNPELILEPIKEKIDDMVFINVPQIQLTTLGDEVVLKGAVASALTGGTGDRSRL, encoded by the coding sequence ATGGCCTACTACGTGGGCGTCGATTTGGGGGCGACGAACGTACGGGCGGCTGTGGCGGACGAGAACGCCGAGACGCTCGGTGTCAGCAAACGCAGGACGCCGCGTGGTCCGACCGGTATCGCCGTCACGGAGGCGGTGCTCGACGTGGTCCGCGAGGCCTTCGCCGACGCGGGCGTCGACCCCGAGGATGCCGTCGCGGCCGGAATCGGCTCTATCGGTCCGCTCGACCTCGCCGAAGGTGTCGTCGAGAACCCCTCGAACCTGCCAGACACCGTCGACCGCATCCCGCTGACCGGTCCGCTCTCGAAGCTCTTGAACACCGACCGCATCTACCTGCACAACGACACCGCTGCCGGCGTCATCGGCGAGCGGTTCTACAACGACCGCAACCCCGACGACATGGTCTATCTCACCATCTCCTCGGGGATCGGCGCGGGCGTCTGTGTCGACGGTAACGTCCTCTCCGGCTGGGACGGCAACGCCGGTGAGGTCGGCCACATGACGGTCGACCCGAACGGCGAGATGCGCTGTGGCTGTGGCCGCGACGGCCACTGGGAAGCCTACTGCTCCGGCAACAACATCCCCCGCTACGCCGAGTACATCTACAACGAGGACACCGTCGAGACCGCGATGCCCATCGAGGACCCCGACTTCGACGCGGTCGACGTCTTCGAGCACGCCGGCGACGACGACTTCGCCGACTACGTCATCGACCAGGTCACCCACTGGAACACGATGGGCGTCGCCAACATCGTCCAGGCGTACGCACCGCTCATCATCTTCGTCGGCGGCGCGGTCGCCACCAACAACCCCGAGCTCATCCTCGAACCGATCAAGGAGAAGATCGACGACATGGTCTTCATCAACGTCCCCCAGATCCAACTCACTACCCTCGGCGACGAGGTCGTCCTGAAGGGTGCCGTCGCGAGCGCCCTCACCGGTGGAACGGGCGACCGGTCGCGGCTGTAG
- a CDS encoding TIGR00266 family protein, with amino-acid sequence MEHEIDYRPSFALLTVHLNADERLTTEAGSMVSHTPGLDVETSARGGILGSLKRSVLGGESFFQNTYTASEPGHITLAPPLPGDIVRHDIADETLLVQSGSFLAAGDTVELDTKFGGGRSFFGGEGLFLLKLTGTGPTFLASYGAVHEVELEADEQYVVDTGHIVAFEESTSFDVKRVGGLKSTLFSGEGLVCEFTGPGKLWLQSRSQDAFLAWLIPQLPTDTSNGQ; translated from the coding sequence ATGGAGCACGAAATCGACTACCGGCCCTCCTTCGCACTACTGACCGTCCACCTCAACGCCGACGAACGGCTCACGACCGAAGCCGGGTCGATGGTGAGCCACACGCCCGGTCTCGACGTCGAGACGAGTGCTCGCGGCGGCATCTTGGGATCGCTGAAACGGAGCGTCCTCGGCGGCGAGAGCTTCTTCCAAAACACCTACACCGCCAGCGAGCCCGGCCACATCACGCTTGCCCCACCGCTGCCGGGCGACATCGTCCGCCACGACATCGCAGACGAGACGCTGCTCGTCCAGTCGGGGTCGTTTCTCGCCGCGGGCGACACGGTCGAACTCGACACCAAGTTCGGCGGCGGCCGCAGCTTCTTCGGCGGCGAAGGGCTGTTCCTCCTGAAGCTCACCGGCACCGGGCCGACGTTCCTCGCGAGCTACGGCGCGGTCCACGAGGTAGAGTTGGAAGCGGACGAGCAGTACGTGGTCGACACGGGCCACATCGTCGCCTTCGAGGAGTCGACGAGCTTCGACGTCAAGCGCGTCGGCGGGCTGAAGTCGACGCTGTTCAGCGGCGAGGGGCTGGTCTGTGAGTTCACCGGACCGGGGAAGCTTTGGCTGCAGTCGCGCAGTCAGGACGCCTTCCTCGCGTGGCTCATCCCACAGCTGCCGACCGACACCAGCAACGGTCAGTAG
- a CDS encoding universal stress protein, whose translation MSLDTILVAIGPSDADRIDRLAEETIDVAGPAGSTVVLGHVFTKDEYEDALDKLEFDTTAEEVSPNDVAARHSTIRELTKLFDAAGVDYEVRGVVGDHGKAIVDLAEEVDADRVLVGGRKRSPTGKAVFGSVAQEVMLSAPCPVTFVRADTK comes from the coding sequence ATGTCACTAGACACGATTCTCGTCGCTATCGGCCCGAGCGACGCAGACCGCATCGACCGACTCGCAGAAGAGACCATCGACGTCGCCGGTCCCGCCGGTTCGACCGTCGTCCTCGGCCACGTCTTCACGAAGGACGAGTACGAGGACGCCCTCGACAAACTGGAGTTCGACACCACGGCCGAAGAGGTCTCGCCGAACGACGTCGCCGCCCGTCACTCCACCATCCGAGAGCTGACGAAGCTGTTCGACGCGGCTGGCGTCGACTACGAGGTCCGCGGCGTCGTCGGCGACCACGGCAAGGCCATCGTCGACCTCGCGGAGGAAGTCGACGCCGACCGCGTCCTCGTCGGCGGCCGCAAGCGCTCGCCGACCGGCAAGGCCGTCTTCGGCAGCGTCGCCCAGGAGGTCATGCTCTCGGCTCCGTGCCCCGTGACCTTCGTCCGCGCAGACACCAAGTAA
- a CDS encoding SDR family NAD(P)-dependent oxidoreductase, translating to MIEPDLSGRTVLVTGSAKGVGRALALATAEAGASVAIHYHTSADAAREAAEEARERGAPEATTVRGNVTEPDAVDAMFDAVEKDIGPVDVLVNNVGAFAPDHWEEIDFETWNTVIQTNFNGTYLCSKRALPAMREQGWGRIVNVGYAGSEKALVYPKNFPYFVAKTGVLMFTRMLAKDTQDDGITVNAVSPYVVENSDEFPEDAPRGRWAKFDDLEQAMLFFLDEGSEYISGENIEVDGGWLPERL from the coding sequence ATGATAGAGCCAGATCTCTCGGGGCGGACCGTGCTCGTGACCGGTAGCGCGAAGGGCGTCGGCCGGGCACTCGCGCTCGCGACGGCCGAGGCCGGTGCGTCGGTTGCCATCCACTACCACACGAGTGCCGACGCGGCGAGGGAGGCCGCCGAGGAGGCCAGAGAGCGTGGCGCGCCCGAGGCGACGACGGTCCGGGGCAACGTCACCGAACCGGACGCCGTCGACGCCATGTTCGACGCCGTCGAGAAGGACATCGGTCCCGTCGACGTGCTCGTCAACAACGTCGGGGCGTTCGCGCCCGACCACTGGGAGGAGATCGACTTCGAGACGTGGAACACCGTCATCCAGACGAACTTCAACGGCACCTATCTCTGCTCGAAGCGCGCGCTGCCCGCGATGCGCGAGCAGGGCTGGGGTCGCATCGTCAACGTCGGCTACGCAGGAAGCGAGAAGGCACTCGTCTACCCGAAGAACTTCCCCTACTTCGTCGCCAAGACGGGCGTCCTGATGTTCACACGGATGCTCGCGAAGGACACGCAGGACGACGGCATCACGGTCAACGCCGTCTCGCCCTACGTCGTCGAGAATTCCGACGAGTTCCCCGAGGACGCCCCCCGCGGCCGGTGGGCGAAGTTCGACGACCTCGAACAGGCGATGCTCTTCTTCCTCGACGAAGGAAGCGAGTACATCAGCGGCGAGAACATCGAGGTCGACGGCGGCTGGCTCCCCGAGCGGTTGTAG
- a CDS encoding DUF5611 family protein, translating to MKEYKMRRGETLDERMPDLEGSIEDYFGPITGTEEYNGHELFVVGEPKNPVFTKIVAGAAKYSGKKDQLAVHFEERPAEEVIAEGLADHAADAVSAKNEFLLEATGRDAKSRRDSMKRTVEDDAPDY from the coding sequence ATGAAGGAGTACAAGATGCGCCGCGGTGAGACGCTGGACGAACGAATGCCCGACCTCGAAGGCAGTATCGAGGACTACTTCGGTCCCATCACGGGCACCGAAGAGTACAACGGCCACGAGCTGTTCGTCGTCGGCGAGCCGAAGAACCCCGTCTTCACGAAGATCGTCGCCGGCGCGGCCAAATACAGCGGCAAGAAGGACCAACTCGCCGTCCACTTCGAGGAACGCCCCGCCGAGGAAGTCATCGCCGAGGGCCTCGCCGACCACGCCGCCGACGCCGTCAGCGCGAAAAACGAGTTCCTGCTCGAAGCGACGGGCCGCGACGCCAAGTCCCGCCGCGACTCGATGAAGCGAACCGTCGAGGACGACGCTCCGGATTACTAG